The Microbulbifer sp. YPW1 genome contains the following window.
ATTTGCTGTTGCGCTCATTCTGCAGGGACTCTGTGCGTACCTGCAGCTCTTTACGCTGCTCTTCGAGCTGCTCCAGCTTGGCTTTGTCCAGCTGCACGCCGCGCTTGGTCAGCGCCGCTGCAACTTCGTCGAGTTGGTTACGAATCAGTTTAGGATCGAGCATGGTGTATTGATTACCGCGTTACAGATATTTCATTCCCAGGGAGATGGCCGTTGCGGTTGCGGCCAAGCACACCAGGAGGCTGGCCACAACATAGGCCAGCGCCGTCAAAGGCTGGCCATTGTGCCACAACATCACTGTTTCCAGCGAGAAGGTAGAAAAGGTGGTGAGAGCCCCAAACAGGCCGGTCATGATCATCAGGCGCCACTCATGGCCGAGCATGCCCCGCTCCACGATCACAACGTAGGCAATACCGATCAGCAGGGAGCCAACCACATTGACGATAAAGGTGCCGAGCGGAATCCGGTTTTCGAATACCGGAAAGGCCCAGAGGCCGACCAGGTGACGAAGGATTGCGCCGATGGCGCCGCCAAGTGCGATTGCTATCCATTGCATGGGAAACTCCCGGAAAGGTGTGGTGAACTGCCAATTGCGGGAGGATTTTAGCGCTTTTCTGCTTCCGAATGTTGTGCGGGCGCGTAGCGTTGCTGGTCACTGGCCTGATTGAGTGCCCGCAGGCGCTCGAGCTTTTCTTCGATCCTGAGTTCCAGCCCCCGGTTTACCGGATAGTAATAGCGACGGTCGGCAATGGCCTCGGGGAAATAATTCTCGCCCGCGGCAAAGCCATCGGGCTCATCGTGGGCGTAACGATACTCCGCACCATGCGCCATCTCCTTGGCCAGCTTGGTGGGCGCATTGCGCAGGTGCACCGGAACCTCGTAACTGGGCTCGCGCCGAATATCAGCCAGCACCCGTTTGTAGGCACTGTAGACCGCGTTACTTTTGGCGGCGACGGCAAGATAGGCCACCGCCTGGGCAATGGCCAGCTCCCCCTCCGGGCTGCCCAGGCGCTCCTGCACATCCCAGGCATTGAGTGCAATTTCGAGGGCG
Protein-coding sequences here:
- the crcB gene encoding fluoride efflux transporter CrcB, coding for MQWIAIALGGAIGAILRHLVGLWAFPVFENRIPLGTFIVNVVGSLLIGIAYVVIVERGMLGHEWRLMIMTGLFGALTTFSTFSLETVMLWHNGQPLTALAYVVASLLVCLAATATAISLGMKYL